CAGCCTCTCTTTCTCATTAGACTCCACCTGAAATAGGTTAGAAACGCTCTcattaataatttatatttatttcaatTCTGGAAAAGATGAATCCTCATCAAAAATATGTATTACGTTAATGTACATTTTGTCCTTTATAAGGTTAATGCCTTGTTGTTGTGTTACTTTACCTCATCAGAGTTTTCCAAAACTTCCATAATTGAAGATCTTGCAGGTGAAGTGTACATGTACAGCAGATACCTGTTTCTGTTTTAGAGAAATCTCCTGGCaacaccaaacacaaacacaagctgttcTGGACTTTATCACAGGGGGgctgtaactggacacagaatCACACTACATCTTTGAACATCAAACCAAATAAATGGAACAggaatattaatattaacagTAAATGTGATGATAAAATTTAGAATAAAGCTGATGGGGATGTCAATCAAGTTTGTCCTGAGCTTAAACTTGTAGGAAGCCTCTTTTATGTGACTCGCTTGAGGATGTGGCTTCACAACATCTTAATTTGCCAAGTTTAATTTCTTCGCTGTTTACTCTATAAAAACATCCATTACATTTTAGAAAATGACCTTGGTATCATTTCTCGCCGgtcgtttttttttaaataacgcCTGGCAGTCAGCGTTCAGGGAACGAGGCGCATTATTATTACGTCATCCCAAACAGGAAGTAAGCGACAACCTCTATTAGCAAACACGCCTCCTTGGGTTGTCATGTGAAGGTACAGTAAAGTTATCTCTTTTTACATAATGCTTGTTTTAGGTGTTGTTGGCAGAACCGTATCGTCAGCCTGTTTAAAATCGTTGTGCTTTGACTGGTAGCTTATAGCTAATATGTTAATACCAACGCTTTCTGGCGTTAATACAAAGAAATTGCATACGTATTATATTAGTTAGTAACTTCTGGGGTCTTGTAAAATGACTTAAACCCACCCAGCATAATATGGAATGTTCACACTGTAGACTGGCCGGTTCTTCATGtaatttatttacacaaatactCGTTGCTTGCTAATTATTGATATTATATATGTCATTTAGGTGAACTAGGACGTTTCCTGTGTTACACCGCACTTGCTTCACTGAGAGGATGCTGCTCCGGACCCTGTGGTTCCGACTGGGATCTGTTGGCAGGACACCAGTCTGCATCCGTGTCTCGGCCAGTTTCTCTTCATCAGTCCAGCCACACAAGTATGAATCAAAGCACAGGACTCTCTTCACCTGCTCTGACCCAGGAATCTTTACACGAAGCTATTGCTTCCAGACCCCACTCCAGATGTGTAGGAGACATTCActccctgctgcagctggtagTCCCTTAATAGATCCTAGGATGCTGGCTGTGTTTAAAGGTGGGCACAAGTGTTTCTATTCGTCAGACCTCATGAAGTCAGTGTTGAAACCAAGTTTAAAACCAGCAGCCACTCCTGGAAAAAGGGTTCCTAAAGGACCAAGAACTAAGCAACCATCCAGAGCTAATCAGCCATCCCAGAGTGTGGACAAGGTAACTCAGCTTGATCACTCATTCAGATATATCTTGTGTTTTGCCTTCATTGACTAATCCAGCCTGTCTTTTCCCTACAGGATATGATGCAGTGTATCGCTTTCGCAACAGCAGATCAGTATCATTTGCCAACACTTTGCCATGACTTAATTACCCACGGTTTCACTGAGTTAGAATTACCCAGAGGTATGAAATTTACAAAATCTACATGTGGAAAACATGTTTACAGGCAATTAGAGTTACGCTTGGAACATCTAACACACCTTTgacaaatgtgttttcatttcagatGCTGCAAATGTGCTTGTGATAAATACAGACATGGCTGCAAAACCAGATGACAATGCTCTAATGTTCTTCTTCAGGTATAGATCAAATGTAatgcttcatgtttttttccaacagATCATTGAATCATCTATTTTCTTAAGGTGCTGACAGAAACATGTCCCTAGAATCTAGTACCTGCTCTTTGTGATCAAATATTTCCTGATCTTGTTCATATAGGTGATAAGGTCTGTAGTTTTGTAGTACGACTGTGTATGGATTTAACTTGCAAATCCTGTCTGCCCTTAAATCTCACATTTCAGGGAGGGCTCTGTAGTTTTCTGGAATGTGGAAGAGAAAACGGTAAATTCAAATTTATGCAGATAAATGATACTATACCTGTAGTTCTTGGTGCAATGCATAAAAATACCTTTCACTGTCTTACAGATGAAAAATGTGTTGAGAATACTGGAAAACCATGAGATCCAGCCGTATGAAGTAGCATTAGTTCACTGGGAAAATGAAGAAATCAACTACACTGTTGGAGCGTATGTTCTTCTCcgcttttgctttgtttctatGCACTTCCAGAGATTTAGTATTTTGTTTAAAGTATTAGTACTTTCACCCTCAGGGGGAATACAAAGCTTGAACGTGGCAACTTCATTTTGAGTGATGAGATGGATCAGCATGAAGCCGTTCTAGAGAAATTTGCATTTTCGAATGCACTCTGTCTGTCAGGTGAGACCCTACTGTAATTCTACTGTATCTCGGTGCTAATTAAGCACCGGGTTACAGTAGAATTAC
Above is a window of Betta splendens chromosome 22, fBetSpl5.4, whole genome shotgun sequence DNA encoding:
- the rmnd1 gene encoding required for meiotic nuclear division protein 1 homolog isoform X2, producing MCRRHSLPAAAGSPLIDPRMLAVFKGGHKCFYSSDLMKSVLKPSLKPAATPGKRVPKGPRTKQPSRANQPSQSVDKDMMQCIAFATADQYHLPTLCHDLITHGFTELELPRDAANVLVINTDMAAKPDDNALMFFFREGSVVFWNVEEKTMKNVLRILENHEIQPYEVALVHWENEEINYTVGAGNTKLERGNFILSDEMDQHEAVLEKFAFSNALCLSVKLAIWEVSLDYFVDSIQSIPETLKSGNRVKLSSSEVMQKIGELFTLRHCINLRSDLLLTPDFYWDRENLEKLYDKTCQFLSINRRVNVINEKLEHCTQLTDLMRSHLSEKHSLRLEWMIVILITIEVMFELAKMFF
- the rmnd1 gene encoding required for meiotic nuclear division protein 1 homolog isoform X1; protein product: MLLRTLWFRLGSVGRTPVCIRVSASFSSSVQPHKYESKHRTLFTCSDPGIFTRSYCFQTPLQMCRRHSLPAAAGSPLIDPRMLAVFKGGHKCFYSSDLMKSVLKPSLKPAATPGKRVPKGPRTKQPSRANQPSQSVDKDMMQCIAFATADQYHLPTLCHDLITHGFTELELPRDAANVLVINTDMAAKPDDNALMFFFREGSVVFWNVEEKTMKNVLRILENHEIQPYEVALVHWENEEINYTVGAGNTKLERGNFILSDEMDQHEAVLEKFAFSNALCLSVKLAIWEVSLDYFVDSIQSIPETLKSGNRVKLSSSEVMQKIGELFTLRHCINLRSDLLLTPDFYWDRENLEKLYDKTCQFLSINRRVNVINEKLEHCTQLTDLMRSHLSEKHSLRLEWMIVILITIEVMFELAKMFF